The Pseudomonadota bacterium genome window below encodes:
- a CDS encoding PAS domain-containing protein has product MGLWEVNIQTGKGNVDKRCAEMLGYQLDEIDSSMEFWNEIVHPEDKDRILKELEAYLSDKAESYSSEYRLLTKEGHWKWVLDKGKIIDWDEDGKPLILVGTHRDIQERKTAEESLIQEKNKLEAVIAALGDGLTVQDRNFKILYQNAIQKERQGEHVGDYCYTAYQGKNEVCDGCLVAKCFDDGQVHRRETSATTHEGKDIFMEVSASPVRDSQGKIFAAVETVRDITQRKALEAQLQQSQKLEAIGTLAGGIAHDFNNILAAIFGYAELVQSNLSKDSELWAFQEEVIKASHRAKELVKQILAFSRKENQELKPLQLSGIIQESLKMLRASIPTTIEIKEDINSQAGIILADPTQIHQVIMNLCTNAYHAMRETGGVLSIGLDKTDIDEMSRFKIPPGSYVWLTVSDTGHGMNKQIQERIFDPYYTTKQTGEGTGLGLAVVHGIITSYGGHIKVNSAPQKGTSFNVFLPWIDLPSYDQEDQTTDILPHGNERILVVDDEETIATLEERILNGLGYQVTSTTSSEKALQIFSSSPHEFDLIITDMTMPAINGAELSGKILALRPDIPILLCTGYSDLIDHEKASTLGISRLLMKPVARKELAGVVREILDK; this is encoded by the coding sequence ATGGGCCTATGGGAAGTCAACATTCAGACCGGCAAAGGAAATGTTGATAAACGATGTGCGGAAATGCTCGGGTACCAGCTTGATGAAATCGATTCAAGCATGGAATTCTGGAATGAAATAGTTCATCCGGAAGATAAAGATCGTATTCTTAAAGAATTGGAAGCCTACTTAAGTGACAAAGCAGAATCATACAGCTCGGAATATCGTCTGCTCACAAAAGAAGGCCACTGGAAATGGGTTCTGGACAAGGGGAAAATCATTGATTGGGATGAAGACGGAAAGCCATTAATACTTGTCGGCACCCATAGAGACATTCAGGAAAGGAAAACCGCAGAAGAAAGTCTGATCCAGGAAAAGAATAAGCTGGAGGCGGTTATTGCGGCTTTGGGTGACGGCCTCACCGTCCAGGACAGGAACTTCAAAATTCTCTACCAGAACGCAATCCAGAAAGAGCGGCAGGGAGAGCACGTAGGAGATTATTGCTATACCGCCTATCAGGGTAAAAATGAGGTCTGTGACGGATGCCTTGTTGCCAAATGCTTTGACGACGGGCAGGTTCACCGAAGAGAGACTTCTGCAACTACTCATGAAGGGAAAGACATATTCATGGAGGTCTCAGCAAGCCCGGTAAGGGATTCGCAGGGCAAGATCTTTGCGGCTGTTGAAACAGTGAGAGATATTACCCAGAGGAAAGCCCTGGAAGCACAATTGCAGCAATCCCAAAAACTGGAGGCAATCGGAACCTTGGCCGGGGGCATAGCCCATGATTTCAACAATATCCTGGCTGCCATTTTTGGATACGCAGAACTGGTTCAATCAAACCTGTCAAAAGACAGCGAGCTCTGGGCATTCCAGGAAGAGGTGATTAAGGCCAGTCATCGCGCCAAAGAACTGGTTAAACAGATTCTTGCATTCAGCCGCAAAGAAAATCAGGAATTAAAACCGTTACAATTATCCGGGATAATACAAGAATCCCTGAAAATGCTGCGAGCTTCAATCCCCACTACAATTGAGATTAAAGAGGACATAAATTCTCAAGCTGGGATAATCCTTGCCGATCCGACACAAATTCATCAAGTCATCATGAATCTTTGTACAAATGCCTATCATGCAATGAGAGAAACCGGCGGTGTTCTGTCCATAGGCTTAGACAAAACAGATATTGATGAGATGAGTCGGTTCAAGATACCTCCTGGATCATATGTCTGGTTAACAGTGAGTGACACCGGACATGGAATGAACAAACAGATACAGGAGCGGATTTTCGATCCTTATTATACAACAAAGCAAACAGGGGAAGGAACCGGCCTTGGTTTAGCTGTGGTTCATGGCATTATCACCAGCTATGGTGGCCATATCAAAGTAAACAGTGCTCCACAAAAAGGTACTTCCTTCAATGTCTTTCTGCCATGGATTGACTTACCTTCCTATGACCAGGAGGATCAGACGACAGACATCCTACCTCACGGAAACGAGCGGATTCTTGTTGTTGATGATGAGGAGACAATTGCCACTCTTGAAGAACGAATCCTTAACGGCCTTGGCTATCAGGTTACCAGCACAACAAGCAGTGAAAAAGCCCTGCAAATATTCTCATCCTCACCTCATGAATTTGATTTAATTATTACCGACATGACTATGCCGGCAATCAACGGCGCGGAATTGTCTGGAAAAATACTTGCTCTTCGTCCCGACATTCCTATTCTCCTCTGCACAGGATATAGCGACCTGATCGACCATGAAAAAGCCAGTACTCTTGGTATCAGCAGGTTACTCATGAAACCTGTAGCAAGAAAAGAACTGGCAGGGGTTGTGAGAGAAATCCTTGATAAATAA
- a CDS encoding HDOD domain-containing protein — protein sequence MQHSLIAEILAKVHTNDLPALSEHANEIRSLTQNQHATTASLVSVFMKDFALACRILRTANSPYYKRPAPLASVSIAVNSLGHEDLKTLATNTMVLEEYVKAGMEQDLALETITLSLVSATLAKQICTEAKIPINPEEAFISTMLRDLGKVTVLLYFPESYHEISQMIARGASETDAAWVALRGMTLSRLGMEIARSWHFPEHVVQAINDKKLKIEQAGSEAYYHNNLAAFCNEFVLAVRRNQNANKILGDYRDLLKLDKEEALHCLNKSLESTKNASDTYRLALRNIQIQSAVNLLLKTASSGSIKISRDMLPAKNGRPRDKADHQLPDTTFIDTPYDLQPDSLNDYLYLFRKGCFKKFDLKQSLIMLLTGMHRGLQADRVIIMQLVAGQEKGKILTGGLGLGEYPAGKLVVFDENPAESRHVVIQSLKDGKDRIFASEQTADQFPRNLASLVKGRKCYFMPLMTEKRPVGLIYLDIKGDRKPLSKNQFEGLQFCRDLMVQAIHKDKRTFTNLITLKT from the coding sequence ATGCAACACAGCTTAATTGCTGAAATACTGGCTAAAGTCCATACCAATGACTTGCCGGCCTTATCCGAGCATGCAAATGAAATCCGTTCGCTGACTCAAAATCAGCACGCAACCACTGCTTCCTTGGTTTCGGTATTTATGAAGGATTTCGCCCTGGCATGCAGAATTCTGCGAACCGCCAACTCGCCCTATTACAAACGTCCGGCACCCCTGGCTTCCGTATCCATTGCCGTCAACTCTCTCGGGCACGAGGACCTGAAGACCCTTGCCACAAACACCATGGTCCTTGAAGAATATGTCAAAGCCGGCATGGAACAGGACCTGGCCCTTGAAACCATTACTTTATCGCTGGTCAGCGCCACCCTCGCCAAACAAATCTGCACGGAGGCCAAAATACCGATCAACCCGGAAGAAGCCTTTATAAGTACGATGCTCCGCGACCTGGGTAAGGTGACGGTTCTTCTGTACTTCCCGGAAAGCTATCATGAGATTTCTCAAATGATTGCCAGGGGCGCATCCGAAACCGATGCCGCCTGGGTTGCCTTAAGAGGGATGACCTTGTCACGACTGGGAATGGAAATCGCCCGCTCCTGGCATTTCCCGGAACACGTTGTTCAGGCAATTAATGATAAAAAGCTGAAAATTGAACAGGCCGGCAGTGAAGCATATTACCACAACAACCTGGCGGCCTTTTGTAATGAATTTGTCCTGGCGGTCCGCAGAAATCAGAACGCAAACAAAATTCTCGGCGATTACCGAGATCTGCTCAAACTTGACAAGGAAGAAGCCCTGCACTGTCTCAACAAAAGCCTGGAGTCCACCAAAAATGCATCCGACACCTATCGCCTGGCGCTGCGCAATATCCAGATCCAAAGCGCCGTGAACCTGCTGCTCAAGACCGCTTCATCAGGTTCAATAAAGATATCAAGAGATATGCTGCCGGCTAAAAATGGCAGACCCCGCGACAAAGCAGACCACCAATTACCGGACACAACATTTATCGACACCCCCTATGATCTACAGCCCGATTCGCTGAACGATTACCTGTATCTTTTCCGTAAAGGCTGTTTTAAAAAATTCGACCTGAAACAATCGCTGATAATGCTTCTCACCGGCATGCACCGAGGCCTCCAGGCCGACCGGGTCATCATCATGCAGCTTGTTGCCGGGCAGGAAAAAGGCAAAATACTCACCGGCGGCCTGGGCCTTGGAGAATATCCGGCTGGAAAACTGGTTGTTTTTGATGAGAATCCGGCCGAATCCCGCCATGTTGTAATCCAATCCTTAAAAGACGGCAAAGACCGAATTTTCGCATCCGAACAAACCGCTGACCAATTCCCCAGGAACCTCGCGTCACTGGTCAAGGGTCGCAAATGTTATTTCATGCCGCTGATGACCGAGAAGCGTCCGGTGGGACTGATCTATCTAGACATAAAGGGCGACCGGAAACCGCTTTCCAAAAACCAGTTTGAAGGGCTGCAGTTCTGCCGCGATCTCATGGTTCAGGCCATACATAAAGACAAAAGAACCTTTACAAATCTTATTACCCTGAAAACATGA
- a CDS encoding FAD:protein FMN transferase yields the protein MKISTKNQATCDEKRRSFLKLSGLLGLGAATASLLSVAQAEAVLFGKKEYKVSRTGLAMGTYVSMTAIHSSRDEAENAIGLAFEEMDRLSRILSRYESSSPVSDLNSVGYLNSAPQEVLELVARSIYYNRQTNGAFDVTVKPLVDLYKDSFKSGHSPAEAEVQAVLQGVGAEHLRFEGGNIRFERENMGITLDGIAKGYIVDRASEILAGKGVANHLINAGGDIRTSGAAANGKPWTVAIQDPAKQKEYPDLIRMTSGAIATSGNYEIFYDREKMFHHIVNSRTGLSPELSASVTVKAGTVMDADALSTSVFVMQPSAGVSFINGQPGCECLVVGKDGLISRSVGWKS from the coding sequence ATGAAGATTTCGACAAAGAACCAAGCAACCTGTGACGAGAAGAGAAGATCCTTCCTGAAACTTTCCGGCCTCCTCGGACTCGGGGCTGCTACCGCTAGCCTGTTGTCGGTTGCGCAGGCCGAGGCGGTTCTCTTCGGCAAGAAGGAATATAAAGTCTCCAGGACCGGACTGGCGATGGGGACCTATGTGTCAATGACCGCTATTCATTCCTCCCGGGATGAAGCCGAGAACGCCATCGGCCTGGCCTTTGAAGAGATGGATCGTTTGAGCCGGATTCTTAGTCGCTATGAAAGCAGTTCGCCGGTCAGCGACCTCAACAGTGTCGGCTACCTGAACTCGGCCCCCCAGGAGGTTCTTGAACTGGTGGCCAGGTCGATCTATTACAATCGCCAGACCAATGGCGCTTTTGATGTTACCGTGAAACCACTGGTCGATCTCTATAAGGATAGTTTCAAATCAGGGCACAGTCCGGCCGAGGCGGAAGTGCAGGCCGTTTTGCAGGGAGTTGGTGCTGAGCATCTGCGTTTTGAGGGAGGCAATATCCGCTTTGAGCGTGAAAACATGGGCATCACCCTCGATGGCATCGCCAAGGGCTATATAGTTGACCGGGCTTCGGAAATCCTGGCGGGAAAGGGGGTAGCCAATCACCTGATCAACGCTGGCGGGGATATTAGAACCAGCGGGGCTGCCGCCAATGGCAAGCCATGGACTGTGGCCATCCAGGACCCGGCCAAGCAGAAAGAATACCCGGATTTGATCCGGATGACCAGCGGGGCCATTGCCACTTCCGGAAACTACGAGATCTTCTACGATCGCGAGAAGATGTTCCACCATATCGTTAACAGCCGCACCGGTCTTTCACCTGAATTGTCTGCCAGTGTAACGGTCAAGGCCGGAACGGTAATGGATGCCGATGCTTTATCGACCAGCGTTTTCGTCATGCAGCCCAGCGCCGGGGTAAGTTTCATCAACGGTCAGCCCGGCTGTGAGTGTCTGGTGGTAGGAAAAGACGGCCTGATCAGCAGATCAGTGGGTTGGAAATCCTGA
- the aat gene encoding leucyl/phenylalanyl-tRNA--protein transferase — translation MPVFQLTDSPFFPPPHLAREDGLIAVGGDLSPERILVAYQMGIFPWYSQGEPILWWAPDPRLVLFPDELRISKRLARTIRKKPFRITMDSAFRQVIESCAKFPRPGQEEAGTWIVEEMIEAYCTLHDLGFAHSVECWDGDELVGGLYGLAIGAIYYGESMFSKASDASKIGMAFLVEKLAGWGFEMIDCQIATDHLKRMGAREIPADDFYDRLNIALSKPTRQGKWG, via the coding sequence ATGCCTGTTTTCCAGCTCACTGATTCACCGTTTTTTCCGCCACCGCATCTTGCCCGCGAAGACGGCCTGATTGCTGTGGGAGGCGACCTTTCACCAGAACGGATCCTCGTCGCCTACCAGATGGGGATTTTCCCTTGGTATTCCCAAGGAGAACCCATTCTCTGGTGGGCCCCCGATCCTCGCCTGGTGCTCTTTCCGGATGAACTGCGGATTTCAAAAAGGCTTGCCAGGACTATCCGCAAAAAGCCATTCCGGATCACCATGGATTCCGCCTTCCGGCAGGTTATTGAATCCTGTGCAAAGTTTCCCCGCCCCGGCCAGGAAGAGGCCGGCACCTGGATTGTTGAAGAGATGATTGAGGCATATTGCACCCTGCACGACCTTGGCTTTGCCCATTCCGTTGAGTGCTGGGACGGCGATGAACTTGTCGGCGGCCTGTACGGATTGGCAATCGGCGCCATATATTATGGCGAATCCATGTTCAGCAAGGCAAGCGACGCATCAAAAATCGGCATGGCCTTTCTGGTGGAAAAACTGGCCGGTTGGGGATTTGAAATGATCGACTGCCAGATAGCAACAGATCACCTCAAAAGAATGGGGGCACGGGAAATTCCCGCGGATGATTTCTACGACAGACTCAACATTGCCTTAAGCAAACCAACAAGGCAGGGCAAATGGGGATGA